One Amycolatopsis thermophila DNA segment encodes these proteins:
- a CDS encoding HPr family phosphocarrier protein produces the protein MPEITVRIASPVGLHARPASQFVKAAARHGGPVSIARPGADPVDARSMLSVLGLAIGHGEEVVISAEGDNAEATLAELSRLVSTADA, from the coding sequence ATGCCTGAGATCACAGTCCGGATCGCCTCGCCGGTCGGTCTGCACGCCCGTCCCGCGAGCCAGTTCGTCAAGGCCGCGGCCCGGCACGGCGGACCGGTCTCGATCGCCCGCCCCGGTGCGGACCCGGTCGACGCGCGCAGCATGCTTTCGGTGCTGGGCCTGGCGATCGGGCACGGCGAGGAGGTCGTGATCAGCGCCGAGGGCGACAACGCCGAGGCGACACTCGCCGAGCTGTCCCGGCTGGTGTCCACTGCGGACGCCTGA
- a CDS encoding sugar-binding transcriptional regulator, producing the protein MPPPREQQLLVKAARLYYEEGRSQHQIAETLGVSRSSVSRMLTAARERGIVQIRINDPAGRDLDTEGELAARFGLRDCRVAENAAGERPLPRVGELGARWLLENLHSGQRVGVSWGRSLQAVVQQVPEESVLDVEVLPLVGGLSSVESAITGEELVRDLAARLGGRFQLLHAPALLTSKAGRDILLAEPSIRDALDRARKVHVAVVGIGSVGVGSSAALLEAMELTPEERDEFEGHHPVGDFCARFFDADGHPVPGPVDDRVISTSFADLAGIPTVAGVAAGTEKARGTLGALRTGVLDVLICDQSLAGALLD; encoded by the coding sequence ATGCCGCCGCCCCGCGAACAGCAGCTGCTGGTCAAGGCCGCGCGGCTGTACTACGAGGAAGGCCGCTCCCAGCACCAGATCGCCGAGACACTCGGCGTGAGCCGCTCCAGCGTGTCCCGGATGCTGACCGCGGCCAGGGAACGCGGCATCGTGCAGATCCGCATCAACGACCCCGCCGGACGAGACCTGGACACCGAGGGCGAGCTCGCCGCCCGGTTCGGGTTGCGCGACTGCCGGGTCGCGGAAAACGCCGCGGGGGAGCGCCCGCTGCCGCGCGTCGGTGAGCTGGGCGCCCGCTGGCTGCTGGAGAACCTGCACTCCGGGCAGCGGGTCGGGGTGTCGTGGGGGCGCAGCCTGCAGGCGGTCGTGCAGCAGGTGCCCGAGGAGAGCGTGCTCGACGTCGAGGTGCTGCCGCTGGTGGGCGGCCTGTCGTCGGTCGAATCCGCGATCACCGGCGAGGAACTGGTCCGCGACCTGGCCGCGCGCCTCGGCGGTCGCTTCCAGCTCCTGCACGCGCCCGCGCTGTTGACTTCCAAGGCGGGACGGGACATCCTGCTCGCCGAACCGTCCATCCGGGACGCGCTGGACCGGGCGCGCAAGGTGCACGTCGCGGTCGTCGGCATCGGCAGCGTGGGTGTGGGGTCCTCAGCGGCCCTGCTGGAGGCCATGGAGCTGACGCCGGAGGAACGTGACGAGTTCGAAGGCCACCACCCGGTGGGCGACTTCTGCGCCCGGTTCTTCGACGCCGACGGGCATCCGGTGCCCGGACCGGTGGACGACCGGGTGATCAGCACGTCGTTCGCCGACCTGGCCGGCATCCCCACGGTTGCGGGTGTCGCGGCCGGGACGGAGAAGGCGCGCGGCACGCTGGGTGCGTTGCGCACCGGTGTGCTCGATGTGCTGATCTGCGACCAGTCGCTGGCCGGTGCACTGCTCGACTGA
- a CDS encoding dihydrolipoamide acetyltransferase family protein yields MKESPLVMPKMSMTMTEGTLVTWHKAEGDEVRAGEVVCEVTTDKVDMEVEATTDGTLARIVAQPEDVVAVGEPIAYLATATDDLLEGLFDTPTPETEPEPEPAAEPVAVPAGPPSWVPAVPAARRAAAERGIDLATITPTGPAATIRLSDLPPLEVKPRRGPRAVIARRMSASTQVPQFVVYRDLELTATGRNWTTVFVRALARALREHPRLNAEWADGDVRRHDHVGVALAVDTERGLLAPVLRDPDLDDADVLAERVRDVVRRARAGKLTLAEMSGGTTTLSNLGGFGVDAFHALLSPPQATALAMGRVQEKVVPVPGGIGLSLRCTVGLTIDHRVGDGADAARLLSTIQDMLTL; encoded by the coding sequence ATGAAGGAATCGCCGCTGGTCATGCCGAAGATGTCCATGACCATGACCGAGGGCACGCTCGTCACCTGGCACAAAGCCGAAGGGGACGAGGTGCGAGCCGGCGAGGTCGTGTGCGAGGTCACCACCGACAAGGTCGACATGGAGGTCGAGGCGACCACCGACGGGACCCTCGCCCGCATCGTCGCCCAACCCGAGGACGTCGTCGCCGTCGGCGAGCCGATCGCCTACCTCGCCACCGCGACCGACGATCTGCTGGAAGGCCTCTTCGACACCCCCACCCCCGAGACCGAGCCGGAGCCGGAGCCTGCCGCGGAACCCGTGGCCGTGCCCGCCGGACCGCCCTCCTGGGTTCCCGCGGTGCCTGCCGCCCGGCGGGCCGCGGCCGAACGCGGGATCGACCTCGCCACGATCACCCCCACCGGTCCGGCGGCCACGATCCGCCTGTCCGACCTGCCGCCCCTGGAGGTGAAGCCCCGCCGCGGCCCGCGCGCGGTCATCGCCCGGCGGATGTCGGCCAGCACGCAGGTGCCCCAGTTCGTCGTCTACCGCGACCTCGAGCTGACCGCGACCGGCCGCAACTGGACCACGGTGTTCGTGCGCGCACTCGCCCGGGCTCTCCGCGAGCACCCCCGGCTCAACGCCGAGTGGGCCGACGGCGACGTGCGACGGCACGACCACGTCGGCGTCGCGCTGGCCGTGGACACCGAGCGCGGGCTGCTCGCTCCGGTGCTGCGCGATCCGGATCTGGACGACGCCGACGTTCTCGCCGAGCGCGTCCGGGACGTCGTCCGGCGGGCACGGGCCGGCAAGCTCACCCTCGCCGAAATGTCGGGCGGCACCACCACGTTGTCGAACCTCGGCGGGTTCGGCGTCGACGCCTTCCACGCGCTGCTCAGTCCACCGCAGGCGACGGCACTGGCGATGGGGCGGGTGCAGGAGAAGGTGGTTCCGGTACCCGGCGGGATCGGGTTGTCCTTGCGGTGCACGGTCGGTCTCACGATCGACCACCGGGTCGGCGATGGCGCCGATGCCGCCCGTCTGCTCAGCACGATCCAGGACATGCTGACGTTATGA
- the ptsP gene encoding phosphoenolpyruvate--protein phosphotransferase produces MLETRLSGVAVSPGRASGPAVRVTESLGEPPRTPAPADPAAEAARIAPAAAAVAQRLEKLAAAANGEPADILFTTAAMANDPGLVAEAERLVTVEGVPAPRAVYEAADGFARSLAAAGGYLAERVRDIQDVRDRIVAELLGVEPPGVPEVSSPSVLVARDLAPADTAGLDPDKVLALVTEQGGPTSHTAILARALGIPAVVAVRGVLELDAEALLVDGDSGIVEPADPRAPVLVAGRPASADWNGVGATADGHRVKILGNVGSVADARAAAAAGAEGVGLFRTEFCYLDAPAEPSVAEQRAAYTAVLTPFAGKPVVVRTLDAGADKPLAFLVPEPEPNPALGVRGLRVAFERPDVLDRQLEAIAAAAADSGAEVSVMAPMVATPQEADWFTRRARAAGIARAGVMIEVPAAALAAGEILEVADFVSVGTNDLAQYTFAADRQLGAVASLNDPWQPALLRLIQLIGDAARAAGKPAGVCGEAAADPRLARVLVGLGMTSLSMNPAAIQTVGASLATATTSDCEEEARRALAAG; encoded by the coding sequence ATGCTGGAAACGAGGCTGTCCGGGGTCGCGGTGAGCCCGGGGCGTGCGAGTGGTCCCGCGGTGCGGGTCACCGAATCGCTGGGCGAACCTCCGCGCACCCCGGCGCCCGCCGATCCCGCGGCCGAGGCGGCCCGGATCGCGCCCGCCGCGGCGGCTGTCGCGCAGCGGCTCGAGAAGCTCGCCGCCGCGGCGAACGGCGAACCGGCGGACATCCTGTTCACGACGGCGGCGATGGCGAACGATCCCGGACTGGTCGCTGAGGCCGAACGGCTGGTCACCGTGGAAGGCGTGCCCGCGCCGCGTGCGGTGTACGAAGCCGCGGACGGGTTCGCCCGGTCGCTGGCCGCCGCCGGTGGATACCTCGCCGAGCGGGTGCGCGACATCCAGGACGTGCGGGACCGCATCGTCGCCGAACTGCTCGGCGTCGAGCCACCGGGCGTGCCGGAGGTGTCCTCGCCGAGCGTGCTCGTCGCCCGCGATCTCGCCCCGGCCGACACGGCGGGGCTCGACCCCGACAAGGTTCTCGCGCTGGTGACCGAACAGGGCGGGCCGACCAGCCACACCGCGATCCTCGCGCGGGCCCTGGGGATCCCCGCGGTCGTGGCGGTGCGCGGCGTGCTGGAACTCGACGCCGAGGCACTCCTCGTCGACGGGGACAGCGGGATCGTCGAGCCCGCCGATCCCCGCGCGCCGGTGCTGGTCGCGGGTCGGCCGGCGTCGGCGGACTGGAACGGTGTCGGTGCCACCGCGGACGGGCACCGCGTCAAGATCCTCGGCAACGTCGGCTCCGTCGCGGACGCCCGCGCGGCCGCGGCGGCCGGGGCCGAAGGTGTGGGGTTGTTCCGCACCGAGTTCTGCTACCTGGACGCACCCGCCGAGCCCTCCGTTGCCGAGCAACGGGCTGCCTACACCGCGGTGCTGACGCCGTTCGCTGGCAAGCCCGTGGTGGTCCGGACGCTCGACGCCGGGGCGGACAAACCGCTCGCGTTCCTCGTCCCGGAGCCCGAACCGAACCCGGCCCTGGGGGTGCGCGGACTGCGTGTCGCCTTCGAACGGCCGGACGTGCTGGACCGCCAGCTGGAAGCGATCGCCGCCGCGGCGGCCGATTCGGGTGCCGAGGTGTCGGTGATGGCGCCGATGGTGGCGACCCCGCAGGAGGCGGACTGGTTCACGCGGCGGGCCCGGGCCGCGGGGATCGCGCGGGCCGGGGTGATGATCGAGGTTCCCGCCGCGGCCCTGGCCGCCGGGGAGATCCTGGAGGTGGCCGACTTCGTCTCGGTCGGCACCAACGACCTCGCGCAGTACACCTTTGCCGCCGACCGGCAGCTCGGTGCGGTGGCGAGCCTCAACGACCCGTGGCAGCCGGCTCTGCTCCGGCTGATCCAGCTGATCGGCGACGCCGCCCGGGCAGCTGGCAAGCCGGCCGGGGTCTGCGGGGAAGCGGCCGCGGACCCGCGGCTGGCGCGCGTCCTGGTCGGCCTCGGGATGACCAGCCTGTCGATGAACCCGGCGGCGATCCAGACGGTCGGAGCCTCCCTGGCGACAGCCACGACGTCCGACTGCGAGGAGGAGGCCAGGCGGGCACTGGCGGCGGGCTGA
- a CDS encoding PTS glucitol/sorbitol transporter subunit IIA, whose amino-acid sequence MTVYYESTILRAGEEAQDMVDGGVVILYADPIPDALESVSVVHSPAAKPEREVRVGDIFRLGDAEIELTAVGERAHENLQTLGHIVVYLNPDEGTTLLPGAVHGKGTVSLPAAGATLSLSGGSPT is encoded by the coding sequence ATGACTGTGTACTACGAGAGCACGATCCTGCGAGCCGGCGAAGAGGCGCAGGACATGGTGGACGGCGGCGTGGTGATCCTCTACGCCGATCCGATCCCGGACGCGCTGGAAAGCGTCAGCGTCGTGCACTCCCCCGCCGCGAAACCGGAACGAGAGGTGCGCGTCGGCGACATCTTCCGGCTCGGTGACGCGGAGATCGAACTGACCGCGGTCGGTGAGCGCGCCCACGAGAACCTGCAGACGCTCGGGCACATCGTGGTGTACCTCAACCCGGACGAGGGCACGACCCTGCTGCCCGGCGCGGTGCACGGCAAGGGGACGGTGTCGCTGCCGGCCGCCGGGGCGACGCTGTCGCTGAGCGGCGGGAGTCCGACGTGA
- a CDS encoding NAD(P)H-dependent oxidoreductase, with protein sequence MSYVDRLRARERELGRPVRIGLVGAGQMGLGFVVQAARIDGMEVAAIADIAPDRGVRAFARAGRGDVRTDGDLASAVERGQAVVVDDALALTHLPVDVIVDASGVPEVGARVAFAGLLAGKDIALLNVECDVTVGLLLSRMAAGLGRVYTVCRGDEPVECKALVDYARDIGFTVVCAGKGKNNPLDPTATPDSVAAEAAAKGMNPHMLASFVDGSKTMIEMAALANGVDLRVSRRGMTGPYSTVDDLGKIFRPEADGGQLPEAGVVDYCTGPVAPGVFVIGHCDDPVVVEEMAYLGMGPGPYYTFYRPYHLASVEAPLSVAQAVLDRTPSLAPVAWNAEVLAVAKRDLVAGELVDGIGGETVYGITDSAEAAREGGHVPLGLVSGARVLRDVPAGTVLTSADVAIDETTTIASLRRLQDRLLQGEPVRDLVAA encoded by the coding sequence ATGAGCTACGTCGATCGGCTGCGGGCCCGGGAACGCGAACTGGGCCGGCCGGTCCGCATCGGGCTGGTGGGCGCGGGCCAGATGGGGCTGGGTTTCGTCGTGCAGGCCGCCCGGATCGACGGCATGGAGGTCGCCGCCATCGCCGACATCGCCCCAGACCGCGGGGTGCGGGCCTTCGCGCGCGCCGGCCGCGGTGACGTCCGGACGGACGGGGACCTGGCGAGCGCGGTGGAGCGGGGACAGGCGGTCGTGGTCGACGACGCGCTGGCCCTGACCCACCTGCCGGTCGACGTGATCGTCGACGCGAGCGGCGTGCCCGAGGTCGGCGCCCGGGTCGCGTTCGCGGGCCTGCTGGCGGGCAAGGACATCGCGCTGCTCAACGTGGAATGCGACGTCACCGTCGGCCTGCTGCTGTCCCGGATGGCCGCCGGTCTCGGCCGCGTCTACACGGTCTGCCGCGGCGACGAACCCGTGGAGTGCAAGGCCCTCGTGGACTACGCGCGCGACATCGGCTTCACGGTGGTGTGCGCCGGAAAGGGCAAGAACAACCCGCTCGACCCGACGGCCACGCCGGACTCGGTCGCCGCCGAGGCCGCCGCGAAGGGCATGAACCCGCACATGCTCGCCAGCTTCGTGGACGGCTCGAAGACCATGATCGAGATGGCCGCCCTCGCCAACGGTGTCGACCTGCGGGTGAGCCGCCGCGGCATGACCGGCCCGTACTCCACTGTGGACGATCTGGGCAAGATCTTCCGCCCCGAGGCCGACGGCGGGCAGCTGCCGGAGGCCGGTGTCGTCGACTACTGCACCGGTCCGGTCGCGCCGGGCGTGTTCGTGATCGGGCACTGCGACGATCCGGTGGTCGTCGAGGAGATGGCTTACCTCGGCATGGGCCCGGGCCCGTACTACACCTTCTACCGCCCCTACCACCTGGCCAGCGTGGAGGCGCCGCTGTCGGTCGCGCAGGCGGTGCTCGACCGGACCCCCAGCCTCGCCCCCGTCGCGTGGAACGCGGAAGTGCTGGCCGTGGCGAAGCGGGACCTGGTGGCGGGCGAGCTGGTCGACGGCATCGGTGGCGAGACCGTCTACGGCATCACCGATTCCGCCGAGGCGGCCCGGGAGGGCGGCCACGTGCCGCTCGGCCTGGTCAGCGGCGCCCGCGTGCTGCGCGACGTGCCCGCCGGCACCGTGCTGACCTCGGCCGACGTCGCGATCGACGAGACCACCACGATCGCGTCCCTGCGGCGGCTGCAGGACCGGCTCCTGCAGGGCGAGCCCGTGCGGGACCTGGTCGCGGCCTGA
- the srlA gene encoding PTS glucitol/sorbitol transporter subunit IIC: protein MEELAVMAQQADTGSSSGPLGVLEWLGSHFIGLFNASGKQFVSLVTGILPTLIVLLTAMYAITTFIGEQRVTRAVRWSARWWITRYTIMPILAVLMLTNPMAYSFGRFLPERHKPAFYDSAVSFVHPVTTFFPYANAGELFVWLGVANGVAQLGQSTVPLALRYFLVGIVVIFIRGVVTERITAFMIKRTGRTEVFADFDRQFEAAKGGAK from the coding sequence ATGGAGGAGCTTGCTGTAATGGCGCAGCAGGCGGACACCGGGTCCAGTTCCGGTCCCCTCGGTGTCCTCGAGTGGCTCGGCAGCCACTTCATCGGGTTGTTCAACGCCTCCGGCAAGCAGTTCGTGAGCCTGGTGACCGGAATCCTGCCCACTCTGATCGTCCTGCTGACCGCGATGTACGCGATCACGACGTTCATCGGTGAGCAGCGCGTCACCAGGGCGGTCCGCTGGTCGGCGCGGTGGTGGATCACCCGCTACACGATCATGCCGATCCTGGCCGTGCTGATGCTGACCAACCCGATGGCCTACTCGTTCGGCCGGTTCCTGCCGGAACGGCACAAGCCCGCGTTCTACGACTCGGCGGTGTCGTTCGTGCACCCGGTGACCACGTTCTTCCCCTACGCCAACGCCGGCGAGCTGTTCGTGTGGCTGGGCGTGGCCAACGGGGTGGCCCAACTGGGACAGTCGACCGTGCCGCTGGCGTTGCGGTACTTCCTGGTCGGCATCGTGGTGATCTTCATCCGGGGCGTGGTGACCGAGCGGATCACCGCGTTCATGATCAAGCGGACGGGGCGGACCGAGGTGTTCGCGGACTTCGACCGGCAGTTCGAGGCGGCCAAGGGGGGTGCGAAATGA
- the srlE gene encoding PTS glucitol/sorbitol transporter subunit IIB, which yields MTETHTSRAVFVRAGEGGWGKGLLLRTDGKRDKVLSVTGGGIHPVAARIAELIGAEAVDGFRTSVPDDEVVAAVINCGGTARIGVYPRKGLPTVDVYPGAPGGPLAKFITEELFVSAVGVKEITEADSDAPAAGGTPPKVPPREERPSARDVAATVTGGQSTGFGRAFDSVSGVFVKFGSAVGSFVNTMLASGRQTVELTLTTILPFMAYVSLLLGIVNYTGIARGIANVLSPIASNPLGLVVISLVVSLPFLSPILGPGAAIAQVVGTLMGSQIAIGALPVQYALPTLFAINGQVGCDFIPVGLALGEAKPETVAVGTPAVLISRLITAPLAVIIAWGASFGL from the coding sequence ATGACCGAAACCCACACCTCCCGCGCGGTGTTCGTCCGCGCCGGTGAAGGCGGCTGGGGCAAGGGCCTGCTGCTGCGGACCGACGGCAAACGCGACAAGGTCCTGTCCGTGACGGGCGGCGGCATCCACCCGGTGGCGGCCCGGATCGCCGAGCTGATCGGCGCGGAGGCCGTCGACGGGTTCCGCACGTCCGTGCCCGACGACGAAGTGGTCGCCGCGGTGATCAACTGCGGCGGCACGGCCCGGATCGGGGTCTACCCGCGCAAGGGACTGCCCACTGTGGACGTCTACCCGGGCGCGCCGGGTGGTCCGCTGGCGAAGTTCATCACCGAGGAGCTGTTCGTCTCGGCCGTCGGCGTCAAGGAGATCACCGAGGCGGACAGCGACGCGCCGGCCGCCGGTGGGACGCCGCCGAAGGTGCCGCCACGGGAAGAACGCCCGTCGGCCCGCGATGTCGCGGCGACGGTCACCGGCGGGCAGTCGACCGGGTTCGGGCGGGCGTTCGATTCGGTGTCCGGGGTGTTCGTCAAGTTCGGGTCGGCCGTCGGCTCGTTCGTGAACACCATGCTGGCCTCCGGTCGCCAGACGGTGGAGCTGACCCTCACCACGATCCTGCCGTTCATGGCCTACGTCAGCCTGCTGCTGGGCATCGTGAACTACACCGGCATCGCCCGCGGCATCGCGAACGTGCTGTCCCCGATCGCGAGCAACCCGCTCGGGCTGGTCGTGATCTCGCTCGTGGTGTCGCTGCCGTTCCTGTCCCCCATCCTCGGACCGGGGGCGGCGATCGCGCAGGTGGTCGGCACGCTGATGGGCAGCCAGATCGCGATCGGCGCGCTGCCGGTGCAGTACGCGCTGCCGACGCTGTTCGCGATCAACGGCCAGGTGGGCTGCGACTTCATCCCGGTCGGCCTCGCGCTGGGCGAGGCGAAACCCGAGACCGTCGCGGTCGGCACCCCCGCGGTGCTGATCAGCCGCTTGATCACGGCGCCACTGGCGGTCATCATCGCCTGGGGCGCGAGCTTCGGACTGTGA
- a CDS encoding transcriptional regulator GutM translates to MTWQAAAFLVAGFVVAGFFSYRQHVRYARVVNQVATEENRAGVLLVTGRAKGKLRGAVVLLVVDRGRNTVTRALAMEGASVFARFRERPELTGPLGALADRAPSKAVAKAAADALTMVSRLTAGQRAAA, encoded by the coding sequence GTGACCTGGCAGGCCGCCGCGTTCCTGGTGGCCGGGTTCGTGGTGGCGGGTTTCTTCAGCTACCGGCAGCACGTGCGGTACGCCCGGGTGGTCAACCAGGTCGCGACGGAGGAGAACCGGGCCGGCGTACTGCTGGTGACCGGGCGGGCCAAGGGCAAACTGCGCGGCGCGGTGGTCCTGCTCGTGGTCGACCGGGGGCGGAACACGGTGACCAGGGCCCTGGCCATGGAGGGCGCCTCGGTGTTCGCCAGGTTCCGGGAACGTCCGGAGCTGACCGGCCCGCTCGGCGCCCTCGCCGACCGGGCTCCCTCGAAGGCCGTGGCCAAGGCAGCGGCCGACGCGCTGACGATGGTGTCCCGGCTGACCGCGGGGCAACGCGCGGCCGCCTGA
- a CDS encoding alpha-ketoacid dehydrogenase subunit beta — translation MTAVAEQTRTLTYAEAVREALAQAMTADDRVFLLGEDVGTYGGAFGVTGDLVHRFGEERIRDTPISELGIVGAAVGAALAGMRPVVEIQFSDFTAQAMDQIVNQAAKIHFMLGGAATVPMVLRAPTGSGTGAAAQHSQSLEAWFAHVPGLKVVMPATPADAKSLLLAAIDDPNPVIVLEHKLLYKQSGPVPEEATPARLGEAAVRRTGTDLTIVATGVMVPRSLEAAETLSGQGIDASVIDPRTLKPLDAKPIVDDVIRTGRALLVQEAPRTAGFMAEIAAVIGESPAFGHLRAPITRLCGLDVPIPYAPQLERAAVPQVDSIVREATDLVRRW, via the coding sequence ATGACGGCAGTGGCGGAACAGACCCGCACCCTCACCTACGCCGAGGCGGTGCGCGAGGCGCTCGCCCAGGCGATGACGGCCGACGACCGGGTGTTCCTGCTCGGTGAGGACGTCGGCACCTACGGGGGCGCGTTCGGCGTCACCGGCGATCTCGTGCACCGCTTCGGCGAGGAGCGCATCCGGGACACCCCGATCAGCGAACTGGGCATCGTCGGCGCGGCGGTGGGGGCCGCGCTCGCCGGGATGCGCCCGGTCGTGGAGATCCAGTTCTCCGACTTCACCGCGCAGGCGATGGACCAGATCGTCAACCAGGCCGCGAAGATCCACTTCATGCTCGGCGGCGCGGCGACCGTGCCGATGGTGCTGCGGGCGCCGACCGGTTCCGGCACCGGCGCCGCGGCGCAGCATTCGCAGAGCCTGGAGGCGTGGTTCGCGCACGTGCCCGGACTGAAGGTGGTCATGCCGGCCACTCCGGCGGATGCGAAGTCCCTGCTGCTGGCTGCCATCGACGACCCCAACCCCGTCATCGTGCTGGAGCACAAGCTGCTCTACAAGCAGAGCGGGCCGGTGCCCGAGGAGGCCACACCCGCCCGGCTCGGCGAAGCGGCGGTGCGGCGGACCGGCACCGACCTGACCATCGTGGCGACCGGCGTCATGGTGCCCCGATCGCTGGAGGCGGCGGAAACCTTGTCCGGGCAGGGCATCGACGCCTCCGTCATCGATCCCCGCACGCTCAAACCGCTCGACGCGAAGCCGATCGTGGACGACGTGATCCGCACCGGGCGCGCGCTGCTGGTGCAGGAGGCGCCCAGGACCGCCGGGTTCATGGCCGAGATCGCCGCGGTGATCGGCGAGTCCCCGGCGTTCGGGCACCTGCGCGCACCGATCACCCGGCTCTGCGGACTCGACGTGCCGATCCCCTACGCGCCCCAGCTGGAACGAGCCGCGGTGCCGCAGGTCGACAGCATCGTGCGGGAAGCCACGGACCTGGTGCGGAGGTGGTGA
- a CDS encoding thiamine pyrophosphate-dependent dehydrogenase E1 component subunit alpha: MDLIGDAGAARKTLVTMWTIRRFEEAVDDLFARGLMHGTMHLSIGQEAVPVGTCLALSEGDYITSTHRGHGHCIAKGARLDEMMAELLAKETGYCRGRGGSMHIADVATGNLGANGIVAGGVPIAAGAGLAVKMRGGPEVVVSFFGDGAVNEGAWHEGVNLAAIWDLPVVFVCENNHYGMSMSVSRAFRVKQLSERAAAYGIPGVTVDGNDPQAVHDVVADAVTRARAGEGPTLIEATTYRWKGHSKSDKNLYRTREEIEQWRERDPIARFEQRVADTLGEREIQACRDEARERVRAAIRAANAAPDASADSLTEAVYAR, encoded by the coding sequence ATGGATCTGATCGGGGACGCGGGAGCGGCCCGGAAGACACTGGTCACGATGTGGACGATCCGGCGCTTCGAAGAAGCTGTGGACGACCTGTTCGCGCGGGGCCTCATGCACGGCACGATGCACCTGTCCATCGGGCAGGAGGCGGTTCCGGTCGGTACCTGCCTCGCACTGTCCGAAGGGGACTACATCACCTCCACCCACCGCGGTCACGGGCACTGCATCGCCAAGGGTGCCCGCCTGGACGAGATGATGGCCGAGCTGCTGGCGAAGGAGACCGGCTACTGCCGCGGCCGCGGCGGGTCGATGCACATCGCCGACGTGGCGACCGGCAACCTCGGCGCGAACGGCATCGTCGCCGGCGGCGTGCCGATCGCCGCGGGCGCGGGCCTGGCGGTGAAGATGCGCGGCGGGCCGGAGGTCGTCGTGAGCTTCTTCGGCGACGGCGCGGTCAACGAGGGTGCCTGGCACGAGGGCGTCAACCTCGCCGCGATCTGGGACCTGCCGGTGGTGTTCGTGTGCGAGAACAACCACTACGGCATGTCCATGTCGGTCAGCCGCGCGTTCCGCGTCAAGCAACTGTCCGAGCGCGCCGCCGCCTACGGCATCCCCGGGGTGACCGTGGACGGCAATGACCCGCAGGCCGTGCACGACGTAGTGGCCGACGCGGTCACCCGGGCACGGGCGGGCGAAGGCCCGACGCTGATCGAGGCGACCACCTACCGCTGGAAGGGCCACTCCAAGAGCGACAAGAACCTCTACCGCACCCGCGAAGAGATCGAGCAGTGGCGCGAACGCGACCCCATCGCCCGCTTCGAACAGCGGGTTGCGGACACCCTCGGGGAACGGGAAATCCAGGCCTGCCGGGACGAAGCACGCGAGCGGGTGCGGGCGGCGATCCGCGCCGCCAACGCCGCTCCGGACGCCTCGGCGGACTCGCTCACGGAGGCGGTGTACGCGCGATGA
- a CDS encoding IspD/TarI family cytidylyltransferase: MIGGMAQRSHAAAVVLASGSGTRVGADVNKVYLPLAGRRLVSWSLGAFSRVPGIGVLVLVSRPQDHDLVDWVLEREVDGAEVEVVHGGRSRQESELRALRHLAERIDSGAIDTVLLHDGARPLASPELIAGVLQAARRHGGAVPGLAADDIMAIADDGLENLPSGTAIRAQTPQAFHARPLLDAYEEAARQRFEGTDTSSVMERFSALPIHWVAGEQENIKVTYAHDLVIAEQVLASANYRR, from the coding sequence ATGATCGGCGGTATGGCGCAACGCTCCCACGCCGCCGCGGTCGTGCTGGCCAGCGGGTCCGGCACCCGGGTCGGGGCCGACGTCAACAAGGTCTACCTGCCGCTGGCCGGACGGCGCCTGGTGTCCTGGTCGCTCGGTGCCTTCTCCCGGGTCCCCGGGATCGGCGTGCTGGTCCTGGTGTCCCGGCCGCAGGACCACGACCTCGTCGACTGGGTGCTGGAACGCGAGGTCGACGGCGCCGAGGTCGAGGTGGTGCACGGCGGCCGGAGCCGCCAGGAGTCCGAGCTGCGGGCGTTGCGCCACCTCGCGGAGCGGATCGACAGCGGCGCCATCGACACCGTGCTCCTGCACGACGGCGCCCGCCCCCTGGCCAGCCCGGAGCTGATCGCCGGAGTCCTGCAGGCCGCGCGGCGGCACGGGGGCGCGGTGCCCGGCCTCGCGGCCGACGACATCATGGCGATCGCGGACGACGGCCTCGAGAACCTGCCGTCCGGCACCGCGATCCGGGCCCAGACCCCCCAGGCGTTCCACGCCCGCCCACTCCTCGACGCCTACGAAGAGGCCGCGCGGCAACGGTTCGAGGGCACCGACACCTCGTCGGTGATGGAACGCTTCTCCGCGCTGCCCATCCACTGGGTCGCCGGGGAGCAGGAGAACATCAAGGTCACCTACGCGCACGACCTGGTGATCGCCGAACAGGTCCTGGCCTCGGCGAACTACCGGAGATGA